The genomic segment GCCAATGCCTACTGAGATAATAGCCACGCACATGCTATGCTACAAAGGGTTAATTTATAtggtaatgatattttttttattttttaaaagttaattttgatattaatacatcaaaataatttaaaatatataaattatattaaattttaggaaaaataaaaaaataatttttttgaaaacacggTTTGCACGTTCCCGAACAGTTCATAACACTCATCTTTATTTCTGTATTCGGTTTTAAACGTGACGGTgctttttggtccttttttaaatctatgttacggtttgttttttaaaatatttttatattaaaatatattaaattaatattttttttatttttaaaaattatttttgagatcaacacatcaaaacaattcaaaacatataaaaaaaattaaattttaccaaaaacaaatatttttttttgaatttttgtttcccAAACAGCgcctaatatttatttattagattttagttaaaatatccATATTACATCtgcgatttatttttttttttttgttttttaaccacTCTTAGAACTTAACCcaaaataataaactaaaaaacaaatacacttcCCAAATCCAAGACATGGGGAGCGCCTATTATCACTTTCCCAAAGTTAGATTTTAATTCTTTATCAAGatgcattaaaaaaagttataactAAGATTTAACTATAATTTAGCCCATAtagtttatcaaaataaattaattgattccTATCTCATCAGAAATTGTTAAATAAGCCTAGACAAAAGTAGCTTGTCgcttatcttttaaaattgtcGAAGTGCCCTTTCTCTCGAATATCCAAATCTCAATATCTTAAAAACCTTCACTTCATCTCTTATCTCCATCCACTTCAATGATTCACTTTAATGGTGGATTTTGCGGGAAAAAAAGTGATATTTCTTGCAGAAAAGATATGGTATTGATAATTTCGTAGGAAGGATTTTTTCTTTTCGCTAGTCTAGTTATTCTTAACTTGTTTACTTATGTAATGTTAACGTTGGAATCAAAcagattttaagttttatttatttgtttgattttattgtcgGTAAGATTTTattctaaattgaaaagaaaaaattgacgAATTAAGTTATTAATATATacaaaaccataaatattattaaattattttttatattagagtGATTAATTAGACTTTGtatgtttttgcgttttaaaaatatttttttaaaaatatattgttttacttcaaattaatttgttttagtatttttagattgttttgatatactaatattaaaaattaatttaaaaaataataatattattttaatatatttttaagtaaaaaatattttgaaaaacaacagttactataatactaaatagatacttaatttattaattaaccaTATTGGTAATAATGTGATAGTTTTTATAGTTgccttctaaaaaaataaattttaaaaaaactatgaattcACCGaagaatttttaatgaaatttatatagaaccaaataattattttattaattaaaatgattgaatAAGTATGCCGGCAAAACACAATCCTCAATATAGAAACAAACTGACTTATAAGCTGTTGTCTCTCTTTGGGTCTGTAGGACCTACGAGACAGTAAGATAGGCTCCTCGCGTCAAAGATTAAACTCTAGTTAACCAACCCAATTCGTTGTCCAACCAAAGTGAATAGAAAGCATATTGGAAACTGAGAAGTGCCATTTACCTAAAAATCTGTCGGTGAACGagggaaatattattttttaaaaaattatttttaataataatttaaaattaatatttaaaaacattaaaaaaattaatttaaaataaaaaaataaagtgttcCTCCCATTAACCTATCCCACTTTCCGTCCCATCAATTAAAATTGACGGATGGTTGGCTTCTTTTATACTAAAATCCAAACAGATATTTTCAAGATTCAAAGCATGCATCTTATGATGTTATCGTAATCTTGGTCTGGAAGGGAAAAGGATTAAGTTAATTATCATGGGAAACAAGTCATTAATCCTCACATAATTAATCAAAAGATAATTAAGACACCACAAGGCCGTGTCACTTCGACAATGTTTCATTGGCTAGCTAGCTTTGGAGGTAGTCCCCATCTTCTCTTTAAGAAGCCTTCGCATTATTTTCCCTGAAGGTGATTTTGGTATGCTGTCCACAAATTGCACCACTCTCACTTTCTTGTAATGAGCAACATTAGAGGCAACAAACTCCATTATATCTTCTTCACTTTCTTTGGCACCTTTGCTCATCACAACACAAGCAGCTGGGATCTCTCCTGCCTCTTCATCTGGCAACCTGCAATCCCGTTAACCTTAATGTAAATTAATGTAACAAATTGATTAATCACCTGTTCCCATTTAACACCAACAGCACCCAATAAATTAGCAATAATGTTGGCTAGCTACTCGTTGACATATACTCACGGCACGACAGCTGCATCTTCAACTGAGGGATGGGTGAGGAGGATAGCCTCTAGCTCAGCAGGAGCTACCTGTCACGCCAAAATTATGGTATTAATTAGCCGCTAGTAGCTGTTAATGTGTGGTGAAATGGCCATGTGCTTAGGTCCCTTTGGCTTGCTCGAATACCAGAAAGCTAGTGGGGAGCCATAAATCCACTTAAgagtataaatataatatattaatttgtaataaaataaacataaaagtaACATAACACGGGGTCTGATTCTTGGATTTACTAACTAAATCTTCCAGCAGCCCAGTTGAACTTCTTTTCGAGCCCGTTTCCACAGTCTCTAATTTTATACTATGATCAGTTTTGGTATAAATTCTTGAATTCGATTCTTGTATAGCTTATTTCAGCAGTCAATTTCTTGGAGAGTCTCAATTCCCCTTGTCGGGCAttgctttaaattattcttGCATAACAGATTGtccaaataaagagaaaaatgaagctATTTGATCTTACTTGAAAACCCTTGTACTTGATTAGTTCTTTGATGCGATCCACAATAAAGATATCTCCATCGTTGTCTATGTACCCAATGTCACCAGTGTGCAGCCATCCATCAGCGTCAATGGTCCTGGCGGTCTCCTCCTTGTTGTTGTAGTAACCTGGGAAGTTAGTAAAATCAAGCTAATCATCCCTGACAGTTTAGTTACTTTAGCTCTAATTTCTGACGGGTATCTTCGCGTTTTCGATAAATATACAGTATCTTCGTACCTTGCATTACACACTGGCTTCTTACACAAATTTCACCAGGGGTATTCTCAGGGAGAGATTGACCGTTTTCAGGATTGATGAACTTGATTTCCAAATTTGGAAGGAGGAATCCTACTGAGTTTTTCTTTGCAATGCCATGGCCTTTACTAGGATCCCCATGAGTGAGTGTGATGCAGCTGTGCTCTGTCAGTCCATATGCCTTACGAAAAACAGGTTTAGTAGCAAATTTgaacatgactttttttttttgaatttttgatgaGATAATAACTATGAATCACAGGCAGAACATTTCTTGGAAACAAACCATTCAACAATGATGACTAATTCACAACAACGTGGTAAAATTATACTCACCTCTTGAACCTGGACGCCAGGGAACTTGTTTTCGAAGGCTGTGAGCAGCTCCGGGGCGAGTGGAGCTGCTGCGGTCATAATAGCCTTGAGTTTGAGCTTGCTGAGATCAAATTCATCCACTATAGGGTTCTTAACCAAGGCTAAAATTATTGGTGGCACAATTGGTGCAAAACTGACCTCTTGTGTGATCAATGCATTCAGAAATGTCCTGAGCTCAAACCTACCCATCACCACTACTTTCCCCTTGTTCCTAAGGGTGGCACAACATATTCCAGTGATACCATATATGTGAAAGAATGGAATTAGGCCTAGTGTGGCAACCTGACCCACCATTTCTGGTCCTACACTGAAGAGACTGGAGCACAAATTAGCCACCAGATTCCGATGGGTTAGCATTACACCCTTTGACATCCCTGTGGTGCCTGATGAGAATGGAAGTGCACATAGATCACTCTGGAGGACTTCCTCATAAGCAAGTGTATCGCCTGCACGGTCAGCTGCATCAAGCAGTTCATTCCAATTCACGGCAGTGCTAATGCATACTTCACCCAGTACGATTACAGGTAGCCCTAGACCCTTCACCTGTATTCACAAGACAGTGAAGACACCTTTAAATCGAACCTGAATTCATCACATTACTAATTATAAGACAATTATTTCTACAGAAATTATTATCAGACTATCCAATTACCTTTCCATAATTAAGGTCATTTGTGACAATAAGCTTAGCATCTGCAGCCTCCGCCTGCTTCTTAAGTTCTGATTCATGTGCAGTAGGATTAGCACCCGAAAACACACCGCCAGCAGCCATTATTCCTAGTGCTACAATGCCATACTCAGCAACATTTGGGAGAGCTACAACCACCACATGTCCTTTTCTTAGGCCGAGAGACCTCAAGGCCTTAGCGAACCTCCTAGTGTCTCTAACTACCTCAGCGTAAGTAAACGTCTTTCCTGTCGCAGCCTCCACAAATGCTACCTTGTCAGCATACAATTCAGCATCTTGGAGCACAAAATCAGGGAGTGTGATGTCTGGCACCACAACCGCCGGATGTCGGCTTCGGAAAATGTGCTCCTCTTGCGCTGAGCATGGAATGGGAGTTCCCATGGTGGATATGAGACAGTGAAGAAGGGCAGCAGAATTAAGCTGTGTTTTAAAGGAAGGTGAAATCGTAAAAAACTTCTTGTGGTCATGTCTTGTGCATGGAATTAGAGAGTAATTAAGAGACAGGTGAGAGTATGAGATTGACATGGACTTAGGTTGGTATGTGTTTGTTGAGTCATGTCAAGATCACAGGCATGCAATAAAATCTACTTTCAGCATGCTGATTTTTTTGCGAAGGAACTGTAGGATTTTGCATTAATGAACACAACATAATGTCCATACGCAAAAATACTTCAAAGAATCTAATTCttggatttaaaatattttgagcaCCATGCCAAGCTCCTTCCTTTTAAGCTAAGAAGAACGGAGACATGCAAAGTTACATGAATTTTTGCtttcctttaatttcttctGAAGCCAGCTTTAATTATCCTAACAAGAAGAGGCCAGCCTTAATTGTTACTAagaataacaaacaaaaatcagACTAATTAGGCGTGCATTTGTGAACTAATTAAGATATATCAACCGTAAGTGGAGGAGTGCTAGGGGCACTCGATTGATCGGCCGCTCTGTGACACCCGCCCCATATATTAGCCACATACTCTTGAGAAACACGAAGCCAACCCACGACTTATTATTCCCGATTCCCATTCCTAGTTTCTCAACCACGGTATAAACAGTCCCACCCCACCTCTTGCCTTGGACTCCATTTTGCACAATTCGATCGTTATCACCCTTACGACTGAGCATCAGTTCAGtttgatttggaaaaaaaaatactcaactAGATATAATATACTTTTTAAGAATCTTTAcccaaattaaattgaataattttactttatttgtgTGGATGATAAAGATTTATTGGTGATTTGAAAGAAAAGGCGAAACCTTAGCATAGCATATTGACCAGAATCAGGGCACAACATATTTTGGGCATTTTCGTTGCTATTTGCAATTGTTGGATCTTGAAATTGAGAGTATACTTGCAAGATTGAATAGTTACAATTTGTAAGAAATCAATATCGGCAAGTTGTTCAAGAAACAAATTGAATTGCTGAAGGGGTTAAGGGTTCAGCTTAATTCTAATATAGCAATAAACAGACTTTGGTCTTGTTTGACATTGCCATctgtgttttttgaaaatttttaatttttttagctttaaattaatttattttgatttttttggattgttttgatattaaaattaattttttttaaactaaaactaaaaatattattataatataagtaattttttttttagaaaaacttatACTACAATTATATTACAACAAAAGGTTGATGCTTTGGACAAGGTGCTGAATAAGAGGATCGCTGTTCTTGAACTTGAGAACTAGATGAGCATCTGGATCGTTTTATTGAAAACGAAGATGCAACAAATCTTTATTTCTAAGTGGTTCACGGAAAAAATTGTCAGACTGAAGGGAGGCTATGGAATTTTAATCAAGTAGGACATTCAATGGTTCGTTACATAAAGCATTGGCTGAAGAAAACTGATACCGCAGAAATCATCAAGAAGAGCTCTGTTGGGAATTCCGAcgggtgatgtactgatatttgctcataggaggcttaagcacactgaTACAATATTTACGTGGTTCGgtaaaaccgcctacatccacgggagagtcaatattattagagatagataGAGAACGGGTTACAACACACATGGAGGAGGAGactcacttcactcaaactcagCTTCCATTGCTCTCACACACTGCTGCACAaggcagcagggctgctgcccTTGGCAGCTACTCCCTCTTTCTCTCCTCACGTatctctctcttgttctcttcaATCCTCTCTACTTTGCTCTCTTTCTCAATGCTCTTTTATAGGCAACAATTGTGTCTTCTCAACAATGGCTGCACATGGGTTGATACATTTGTCAATGGTGGGTGCAACTACCATTGACAAATGATAACCCTACTCCTTAGGGTAGGTTGCCCAATAATGACAAatcctaacaatcaccccctttgacATTTATATGGGcaattgtcctcttgcttcttcagcacaggcttgcatcttgcagctcttccaagcttaccattctgagagcgtctgtggccgagtttacaggtactcgctaaacctttcaatcaccagagttaccaaagcacaccttttctcacacaaaaggatcactacaaccagatggtctgccacttcacatctgaagagtgttaacgcttgtctctggaacacaacattcccctttgagcgtatcaaccatgctcggtccggaatgattcatcaagccttacatcaaggcttacaacaccccctcaaaaggaaatttctatttccaagtgcgacagtcattatctgagtatctcaatatgatcacgagctcaccactcttccaagagtctactcatccaggagttgcgcctgccctctgttccaccctaggaaccacgccttacttctccgtgagtctctcgcttttagtcgtaagagtccaggtagctctccaccttcacctatgggggcagcccattaaaggttgatccatatatgtcttcatactctgagtattacaatgccattaccgagctcaccaccttgacaagagtcaactcgttcccggaacctgcgcatgcccttctgcttcttcatagcagccgtgtcttaatgctccacaagtcacacacttattgtccaaggcaaatgtcttctagctcattgatctttagcatgggggcaatatccatgaaagtcaatcctgcatttgtcttcatactcatcatagccatttcattggctatacacctgtccactcatatctagccatcacattggctctggggttgttctgaactgggctcatatcgtggcccacacaccttctccttaggtgtctccgctTGTTGTCATACGGCGGTCTGAAATGGGGCTCCTATCacggcccacacaccttctctctaaggtgtcttcgcccgTTGTTATGGGgcggtcgcatcctccttcagctgagatgcttcaaagtggctccaaaaaagtctctaccaccatgtgcactatgggagagattactgccactaactacatagaaagagaaagttgcggtatactcctcgcaatcctccacctcgatttctatgttttgagCTTTTGTGCCTTTCTacttgacagctccacctacaccaactcttttttggtgtcttcgcctttcatcataggcggtTGCCTTGTATCACATGcatttgcaccccctcaattaggtgcctctgcaacagctctctttccatccttgcatgcattggaaaggtcttcgcctgttgtcttcatcaagagcataagagacttcctgttgtacaaactttaacagtaTATGCTCTGAGCTTTATCtgggaactcttcttctccttgcacctgttgtctcattacagtacctcaTTGGATCCTATgagtactcctgcacaatctttgtgtgccctcgtgcaatttatgttctccagatttctgcctattccttgcttatgtttgacagcagctcatcctgtcataacatctgtccaagtcaaaatagggtgccaatctttatcccttgctgtatttctcttccattattagggtcttcatcaattctcccctcgagaaatcacagtcaccgaatctaacttctttggagaaatcaccacttcatcaaATCCTTGATCATACGGAACCCAATTGTTCCCTTGTGCCGTCATCCTGCTAGGCTTCAattgtttcattacaaactgctatatatacgaaaatagtaccgtatggataatccttccactaagcaagttcccaggaaagattggaggggtcacactagtcccgcttaaaacccaatctcctagacagaacttctcaggccatatctatccatcgtactgtctttccgtatatacaaccatttgctagctttgtcccggctttcctttacaagtgatctggaatatactggtttaatacatgatttctcagcatctggcgagactaccagttcttaaattcgtcaagattggtcttcgtcaatttccactcttcacctcaaattatccacatgatcgggtgtccagagtgtcccaattttgccttccctcaaggcaattaaaattctccccacttagcagttttagcacatgtaattgggtaaacatgtgcaccttcttcttcttctcttcaacgaccaccatgatgaccttcagatgcctcctgatcggacaatctctctttaataattcaccaccaccactttcggtCTCCAATATCAACGATCGGaccataccattgcatccggaacgatcaaattagctggaaacaagtttgaaatcatccaaatcgcatttcagacggccaagatttgatcaaaacaattctggcctgatcaacggctcagattcaatctcagatccggttgcacgtagGATCAGCTACACTGGATCCTGTCCCTCGGCTCGGAGGCTCGGCTCGGCTTCAATTCAGCTCGGCTCACTCGGCTCGCGGCGGGTGACGTGGCAGGTGGGTCCCACTTTGCTGACGTGGTTGCTGACTGGTCGCTGACATGGCATGCTGACTGTGCATGCTGATGTCATAATTACGTCATGCTGATGTCATCCTTATCCGGGTCTAGCACGTGGGTCGGGTCGTCTGGTATTCGCGTCGGGTCGGCTCATCCGGGTGAAGAAGACGCGTGTGACGCGTGGCGCGCGTTTGTGCGCGTGGGCAGTGTCCGACGTCCGATTTCGACGCGGTTTTcaacagtggcttcgtctcttcctcctctacacagtggtatggtcaaaacagaattttgacaactttcatttttgagcaaaaatcaaacacccctttaaaccatgtgctctgataccaattgttgggaattccgacgggtgatgtactgatatttgctcataggaggcttaagcacactgacacaatatttacgtggttcggcaaaaccgcctacatccacgggagagtcaatattattagagatagatagagaaagggttacaacacacatggaggaggaggctcacttcactcaaactcagCTTCCATTGCTCTCACACACTGCTGCACAaggcagcagggctgctgcctTTGGCAGCTACTCCCTCTTTCTCTCCTCACGTatctctctcttgttctcttcaATCCTCTCTACTTTGCTCTCTTTCTCAATGCTCTTTTATAGGCAACAATTGTGTCTTCTCAATAATGGCTGCACATGGGTTGATACATTTGTCAATGGTGGGTGCAACTACCATTGACAAATGATAACCCTACTCCTTAAGGTAGGTTGCCCAATAATGACAAATCCTAACAAGCTCTTCATCAATGCCTTGCAAAGATCACAGTCAAATTGATGATCTTGAAATTTGAACTTTAATTTCACAACTGGATCATTACAATACATACTTGGATACAGATCTCATTTTGGAAGGTTGCGTTATTGCCACGATGTTTGAGGGAGAAATCCGATTGCTGGACTCTCATCTCGAAGAGACTATATTGAGAAAGATATCAGCAAAACGATTGACTATTTGAAGCAGTGGGTGTAAAAGAAGACGATTGACAGTGGAGATACAGAGGAGTATGTGtcgaatttttttagtttgttcaCAATTCAACATTTCACTTCTGATTCTCCATAAATTGTTGGCTTTCTTGGTTTatgacttttttatatatggaTTTTAGAATTCAGTGATCTTTTCCATGTTTACAGAATAAGAGATGAGAGGAAAAGGGAAGGCATGAGCAGCTCACAGAGTTCGATCACGAGGAAAAACATCTCTGTGCATGTTGTAGATAATGATTCTGATTATCCGATAGTCCACTGCTTACAACTGATCTTGATTGGAAAGATGAGGGATTTTGAAATGAAAGTTAAAGCGGTCACACAAGGAAATGAAGCATTGGATCTTATTCGCAAAGGAGCTTCTTTTGATCTCGTTATCATGGACA from the Populus nigra chromosome 1, ddPopNigr1.1, whole genome shotgun sequence genome contains:
- the LOC133687059 gene encoding 4-coumarate--CoA ligase-like 1 — encoded protein: MGTPIPCSAQEEHIFRSRHPAVVVPDITLPDFVLQDAELYADKVAFVEAATGKTFTYAEVVRDTRRFAKALRSLGLRKGHVVVVALPNVAEYGIVALGIMAAGGVFSGANPTAHESELKKQAEAADAKLIVTNDLNYGKVKGLGLPVIVLGEVCISTAVNWNELLDAADRAGDTLAYEEVLQSDLCALPFSSGTTGMSKGVMLTHRNLVANLCSSLFSVGPEMVGQVATLGLIPFFHIYGITGICCATLRNKGKVVVMGRFELRTFLNALITQEVSFAPIVPPIILALVKNPIVDEFDLSKLKLKAIMTAAAPLAPELLTAFENKFPGVQVQEAYGLTEHSCITLTHGDPSKGHGIAKKNSVGFLLPNLEIKFINPENGQSLPENTPGEICVRSQCVMQGYYNNKEETARTIDADGWLHTGDIGYIDNDGDIFIVDRIKELIKYKGFQVAPAELEAILLTHPSVEDAAVVPLPDEEAGEIPAACVVMSKGAKESEEDIMEFVASNVAHYKKVRVVQFVDSIPKSPSGKIMRRLLKEKMGTTSKAS